In Monodelphis domestica isolate mMonDom1 chromosome 4, mMonDom1.pri, whole genome shotgun sequence, one DNA window encodes the following:
- the INTS11 gene encoding integrator complex subunit 11, whose amino-acid sequence MPEIKVTPLGAGQDVGRSCILVSIAGKNVMLDCGMHMGYNDDRRFPDFSYITQNGRLTDFLDCVIISHFHLDHCGALPYFSEMVGYDGPIYMTHPTKAICPILLEDYRKITVDKKGETNFFTSQMIKDCMKKVVAVHLHQTVQVDDELEIKAYYAGHVLGAAMFQIKVGSESAVYTGDYNMTPDRHLGAAWIDKCRPNLLITESTYATTIRDSKRCRERDFLKKVHETVERGGKVLIPVFALGRAQELCILLETFWERMNLKAPIYFSTGLTEKANHYYKLFITWTNQKIRKTFVQRNMFEFKHIKAFDRAFADNPGPMVVFATPGMLHAGQSLQIFRKWAGNEKNMVIMPGYCVQGTVGHKILSGQRKLEMEGRQILEVKMQVEYMSFSAHADAKGIMQLVRQAEPDNVLLVHGEAKKMEFLKQKIEQEFHVNCYMPANGETVTLLTHPNIPVGISLGLLKREMALGLLPDAKKPKLMHGTLIMKDNNFRLVSSEQALKELGLAEHQLRFTCRVHIHDTRKEQETVLRVYSHLKSVLKAHSVQHLPDGSVMVESILIQATAHSEDPGTKVLLVSWTYQDEELGSYLTSLLKKGLPQAPS is encoded by the exons GGGCCGGTCAGGACGTGGGCCGCAGCTGTATCCTTGTCTCCATCGCAGGCAAGAATGTCATGTTGGATTGTGGGATGCACATGGGCTACAATGATGAT AGAcgctttccagatttttcttacATTACCCAGAATGGAAGGCTGACTGACTTCCTGGACTGCGTCATTATCAG CCACTTCCACTTGGACCACTGTGGGGCCTTGCCTTACTTCAGTGAGATGGTGGGCTACGATGGACCCATCTACATGACTCACCCTACTAAGGCTATCTGCCCCATTCTTCTGGAGGACTACAGGAAGATCACTGTGGATAAGAAGGGAGAAACCAACTTCTTCACTTCACAGATGATCAAGGACTGCATGAAGAAAGTGGTGGCCGTCCACCTCCATCAGACAGTCCAG GTGGATGATGAGCTGGAAATCAAGGCCTACTATGCGGGCCATGTGCTGGGTGCTGCCATGTTCCAGATCAAAGTTGGCTCTGAGTCTGCAGTTTACACA GGTGATTACAACATGACTCCGGACCGGCACTTAGG GGCCGCCTGGATTGATAAGTGCCGACCAAACCTGCTCATCACCGAGTCCACTTACGCAACGACCATCCGAGACTCCAAGCGCTGTCGAGAGAGGGACTTCCTGAAGAAAGTGCATGAGACAGTGGAACGGGGCGGGAAG GTGCTCATCCCGGTGTTTGCTCTGGGCCGGGCTCAGGAGCTCTGCATTCTGTTGGAAACATTTTG gGAACGAATGAACCTGAAGGCCCCCATCTACTTCTCCACAGGCTTGACTGAGAAGGCCAATCACTATTATAAGCTCTTCATCACCTGGACCAATCAGAAGATCCGGAAAACATTTGTGCAGAGAAACATGTTTGAGTTCAAACATATCAAGGCTTTTGACCGAGCTTTTGCGGATAACCCTGGACCTATG GTTGTCTTTGCCACCCCAGGGATGCTGCATGCAGGACAGTCCCTGCAGATCTTCCGGAAATGGGCCGGGAATGAGAAGAACATG GTCATCATGCCAGGCTACTGTGTGCAGGGAACTGTGGGCCACAAGATCCTGAGTGGACAGCGGAAGCTGGAGATGGAAGGGAGGCAGATT CTAGAGGTGAAGATGCAAGTGGAGTACATGTCCTTCAGTGCCCATGCCGATGCCAAGGGCATCATGCAGCTGGTCCGCCAGGCTGAGCCAGACAACGTGCTGCTCGTCCACGGGGAAGCCAAGAAGATGGAGTTCCTAAAGCAGAAGATTGAACAGGAATTCC ATGTGAATTGCTACATGCCAGCCAATGGAGAGACGGTCACCCTCCTCACCCACCCGAACATCCCTGTGGGCATCTCGCTGGGGCTGCTGAAGAGAGAGATGGCCCTGG GCCTGCTCCCTGATGCAAAGAAGCCAAAGCTCATGCATGGCACTCTGATCATGAAGGACAAT AATTTCCGGCTGGTGTCCTCTGAGCAGGCCCTCAAGGAGCTGGGCCTGGCTGAACATCAGCTTCGCTTCACCTGCCGAGTGCACATCCATGACACCCGCAAGGAGCAGGAGACGGTGCTGCGTGTCTACAGTCACCtgaagag CGTTCTGAAAGCTCATTCCGTCCAGCACCTGCCCGATGGCTCAGTCATGGTGGAGTCCATCCTGATCCAGGCCACTGCCCACTCGGAGGACCCAGGCACCAAAGTGCTCCTGGTCTCCTGGACCTACCAG